In Carassius gibelio isolate Cgi1373 ecotype wild population from Czech Republic chromosome B19, carGib1.2-hapl.c, whole genome shotgun sequence, one DNA window encodes the following:
- the LOC127978685 gene encoding uncharacterized protein LOC127978685 isoform X1 → MNHKRFNGFCFLLLWSLYKNCETSPIVSPIDGQKGGNVTLPCQYEGSEIADMSLIGGSESIGVCQTEECSCRVCKIGACDVFIKDLSFRDAGKYTLSVYHQTELEPHIRTYQLRVDGEVSVKMGEELELDVLVSNADKVQHQSRRSTGWKQIWSRTEGVQSERINIREGNLIINEFTFRDVGSYVVLDPDGNILIMVKVRAEKLNRRELMTQDHGVSKTQGIESFTNVLKVT, encoded by the exons ATGAATCATAAAAG GTTCAACGGCTTCTGTTTTCTGCTCCTTTGGAGCCTTTACAAAAACTGCG AAACCTCCCCTATAGTATCCCCTATAGATGGGCAAAAAGGAGGCAACGTCACCCTGCCATGTCAGTATGAAGGCAGTGAGATTGCTGATATGAGTTTAATCGGTGGGTCAGAAAGCATCGGCGTCTGTCAGACTGAAGAGTGCAGCTGTAGAGTCTGTAAGATAGGAGCCTGTGACGTCTTCATCAAGGATCTGAGCTTCAGGGACGCCGGGAAATACACTTTGAGTGTCTATCATCAGACAGAGCTGGAGCCACACATCAGGACGTACCAGCTTCGTGTCGATG GTGAGGTTTCTGTGAAAATGGGCGAGGAGCTGGAGTTGGATGTTCTGGTGTCAAACGCTGATAAAGTGCAGCATCAGAGCAGAAGAAGCACAGGTTGGAAGCAGATCTGGAGCAGAACTGAAGGAGTTCAGAGCGAACGGATCAACATCAGAGAAGGAAACCTGATCATTAATGAGTTTACATTCAGAGACGTAGGATCATATGTAGTTCTGGACCCTGATGGAAACATCTTGATCATGGTGAAAGTCAGAG CTGAAAAACTGAACCGACGGGAACTGATGACACAAGACCACGGAGTAAGTAAAACACAAGGCATTGAGAGCTTTACTAATGTTTTAAAAGTAACATAA